One Penaeus monodon isolate SGIC_2016 chromosome 34, NSTDA_Pmon_1, whole genome shotgun sequence DNA segment encodes these proteins:
- the LOC119594910 gene encoding uncharacterized protein LOC119594910, with translation MGVAKVIDVHAEKVGSVKVCTLKSASEPLFLEMGALGFPRNSPVKRLFDHITVWMRNTGLKSEPGSTCLKPNLQQGRKPIAILQVSGVLAFWAIGTALGILVFVLEILVFRF, from the exons ATGGGAGTCGCCAAGGTCATCGATGTACACGCTGAAAAAG TCGGGTCGGTCAAAGTCTGCACACTGAAGTCCGCATCAGAGCCTCTGTTCTTGGAGATGGGAGCTCTCGGCTTTCCCAGGAACTCGCCTGTAAAACGCCTTTTTGATCACAT AACCGTCTGGATGCGCAACACAGGCCTGAAATCCGAGCCTGGCTCCACGTGTCTCAAGCCCAACTTGCAACAGGGGAGAAAACCAATTGCAATCTTGCAAGTGAGTGGCGTCTTAGCTTTCTGGGCAATTGGAACCGCCCTCGGGATCTTGGTTTTCGTCTTGGAAATTCTTGTGTTTCGATTCTAA